In Xanthomonas theicola, a single genomic region encodes these proteins:
- a CDS encoding S9 family peptidase, whose product MRRVPLCVVLLSLSCLAPPAIAQEAAPLTIEQAMADPDWIGPPVEDAWWAWDGGQVQYRLKRAGSPVRDTYRQGIDGAAAQRVEDTQRSTLDAANPVYDARRQRMLLVRNGDVFLRDLRSGALTQLTRSNEAASRPQFSTDGGALWRVGNDWYRWSAAGGTLQAAVLKAERDPDAAPKPDALREQQLRTLETLARDRAQRDLARQQERAWRRADGSRAPAPVYLGEDAAIDDSALSPDGRHLLVVTHAKSGDAGQAGKMPKYVTESGYEEFQETRTRVGRIAPLAQTLWLVDMVAGSARKLGVEALPGIDRDPLAALRKAAKQEPLKGARAIRVETDGDGDGPAIHWSADGRNAAVLLRAVDNKDRWIASVDLDKAILQNRHRLTDAAWIGWNFNDFGWLADNQTLWLLSEQSGYSHLYTQRGGDKPRQRTSGEWEVSAPVVTADGQGFLFLCNRKWPGDYEVCRLDLRDDSVSELTALDGVEDFALSPDGGQLLVRYSGSYLPPQLAVLPAAGGAARILTDTRSAAFKARAWIQPQYVQVPSQHGAGVVWGKYYGPQRPEPGKRYPIVMFVHGAGYLQNVSARYTPYFREQMFHNLLVQQGYVVLDLDYRASAGYGRDWRTAIYRNMGHPELEDYLDGLDWLVADKQGDRDRAGIYGGSYGGFMTYMALFRSPGTFKAGAALRPVGDWTQYNHEYTANILNTPELDPEAYRTSSPIEYAAGLRDHLLIAHGMIDDNVFFRDSVSMSQKLIELHKDNWEIAPYPLERHGFTRADSWLDEYKRVLRLFERQLK is encoded by the coding sequence ATGCGTCGCGTCCCCCTGTGCGTTGTGTTGCTGTCCCTGTCCTGCCTGGCGCCGCCGGCGATCGCGCAGGAGGCGGCGCCGTTGACGATCGAGCAGGCGATGGCCGATCCGGACTGGATCGGGCCGCCGGTCGAGGATGCATGGTGGGCCTGGGACGGGGGCCAGGTGCAATACCGGCTCAAGCGTGCCGGCAGCCCGGTGCGCGACACCTACCGCCAGGGCATCGATGGCGCGGCCGCGCAGCGCGTCGAGGACACCCAGCGCAGCACGCTGGACGCGGCCAATCCGGTCTACGACGCGCGCCGCCAGCGCATGCTGTTGGTGCGCAACGGCGACGTGTTCCTGCGCGACCTGCGCAGCGGCGCGCTGACCCAGCTGACCCGCAGCAACGAGGCCGCCTCGCGCCCGCAGTTCAGCACCGACGGCGGTGCACTGTGGCGGGTCGGCAACGACTGGTACCGCTGGAGCGCCGCCGGCGGCACGCTGCAAGCCGCGGTGCTCAAGGCCGAGCGCGACCCCGACGCCGCGCCCAAGCCCGACGCGCTGCGCGAACAGCAGCTGCGCACCCTGGAGACCCTGGCCCGCGATCGCGCGCAACGCGACCTGGCGCGACAACAGGAACGGGCCTGGCGTCGCGCCGACGGCAGCCGTGCGCCGGCGCCGGTGTACCTGGGCGAAGACGCGGCCATCGACGACAGCGCGCTGTCGCCTGACGGCCGCCACCTGCTGGTGGTGACCCACGCCAAGAGCGGCGACGCGGGCCAAGCAGGCAAGATGCCCAAGTACGTGACCGAATCGGGCTATGAGGAATTCCAGGAAACCCGCACCCGCGTCGGCCGCATCGCGCCGCTGGCGCAAACGCTGTGGCTGGTCGACATGGTCGCCGGCAGCGCGCGCAAGCTCGGCGTCGAGGCCCTGCCCGGTATCGACCGCGACCCGCTGGCCGCGCTGCGCAAGGCGGCCAAGCAGGAACCGCTGAAGGGAGCGCGCGCGATCCGCGTGGAGACCGACGGCGACGGCGACGGCCCGGCGATCCACTGGAGCGCCGACGGCCGCAATGCCGCGGTGCTGCTGCGCGCGGTGGACAACAAGGACCGCTGGATCGCCAGCGTCGACCTGGACAAGGCCATCCTGCAGAACCGCCACCGCCTCACCGATGCGGCTTGGATCGGCTGGAACTTCAACGATTTCGGCTGGCTGGCGGACAACCAGACGCTGTGGCTGCTGTCCGAGCAGTCCGGCTATTCCCACCTGTACACCCAGCGCGGCGGCGACAAGCCGCGGCAGCGTACCTCCGGCGAATGGGAGGTGTCCGCGCCAGTCGTCACCGCCGATGGCCAGGGCTTCCTGTTCCTGTGCAACCGCAAATGGCCGGGCGACTACGAAGTGTGCAGGCTCGACCTGCGCGACGACAGCGTCAGCGAGCTGACCGCGCTCGACGGCGTGGAGGACTTCGCGCTGTCGCCGGACGGCGGGCAACTGCTGGTGCGCTACTCGGGCAGCTACCTGCCGCCGCAGCTGGCGGTGCTGCCGGCGGCCGGCGGCGCCGCGCGCATCCTCACCGACACGCGCAGCGCCGCATTCAAGGCGCGTGCGTGGATCCAGCCGCAGTACGTGCAGGTGCCGTCCCAGCACGGCGCCGGCGTGGTCTGGGGCAAGTACTACGGCCCGCAGCGGCCCGAGCCCGGCAAGCGCTACCCGATCGTGATGTTCGTGCACGGCGCCGGCTACCTGCAGAACGTGTCGGCGCGCTACACGCCGTACTTCCGCGAGCAGATGTTCCACAACCTGCTGGTGCAGCAGGGCTACGTCGTGCTCGACCTGGACTACCGCGCCAGCGCCGGCTACGGCCGCGACTGGCGCACCGCGATCTACCGCAACATGGGCCATCCGGAACTGGAGGACTACCTGGACGGCCTGGACTGGCTGGTCGCCGACAAGCAGGGCGACCGCGACCGCGCCGGCATCTACGGCGGCTCCTACGGCGGCTTCATGACCTACATGGCGCTGTTCCGCAGCCCCGGTACGTTCAAGGCCGGCGCCGCGCTGCGTCCGGTCGGCGACTGGACCCAGTACAACCACGAGTACACCGCCAACATCCTCAACACCCCGGAACTGGACCCGGAGGCCTACCGCACCTCCTCACCGATCGAATATGCCGCCGGTCTGCGCGACCACCTGCTGATCGCCCACGGCATGATCGACGACAACGTGTTCTTCCGCGATTCGGTGAGCATGAGCCAGAAGCTGATCGAACTGCACAAGGACAACTGGGAGATCGCCCCATATCCGCTGGAACGGCACGGCTTCACCCGCGCCGACTCGTGGCTGGACGAATACAAGCGGGTGCTGAGGCTGTTCGAGCGGCAGCTGAAATAG
- a CDS encoding LLM class flavin-dependent oxidoreductase, which translates to MIKSWIFEQLNISSDENPLHFDASVCSDEYAWRSEMWTQAESQGFHGIFFSEHHFSGVRACPATGLLAASVAARTRRLHIGLLGWVLPMWRPWRLLEEIGVLDQLSQGRLEIGVARGSNPREAVAVGIGEDDILPMYHEALDIIEQSLHSPHLSHRGRYWSFDNLLIAPRPLQRPAPPIWATVRSPEAAARRGHKACTGFLPTPQVVRLFDAYRQAAAQAGRAAGDPPLHFRRRQRRACAGARAGRAGADAVDPGRRHHRRHSRRRRPPYPGPAARQRRRQHRRLLHRPSPGPRRDTHLLPPVRRTGDTGTERRRCLTAKHLFRGFPPWCPPPAPSSTTTAASPQARTCCPCI; encoded by the coding sequence ATGATCAAGTCGTGGATTTTCGAACAACTGAACATCTCTTCCGACGAGAACCCGCTGCATTTCGATGCCTCGGTCTGCAGTGACGAATACGCCTGGCGCAGCGAGATGTGGACGCAAGCCGAATCGCAAGGCTTCCACGGCATCTTCTTCAGCGAACACCACTTCAGCGGCGTGCGCGCCTGTCCTGCGACGGGACTGCTGGCGGCCAGCGTCGCGGCGCGCACCCGTCGCCTGCACATCGGCCTCCTGGGCTGGGTATTGCCGATGTGGCGCCCATGGCGCCTGCTCGAGGAAATCGGCGTCCTCGACCAACTCAGCCAGGGCCGGCTGGAGATCGGCGTGGCACGCGGCTCCAACCCGCGCGAGGCAGTTGCGGTCGGCATCGGCGAGGACGATATCCTGCCGATGTACCACGAAGCTCTCGACATCATCGAGCAGTCGCTGCACAGCCCGCACTTGTCGCATCGCGGGCGGTACTGGTCGTTCGACAATCTGCTCATCGCGCCTCGCCCGCTGCAACGGCCGGCGCCCCCCATCTGGGCCACGGTGCGCAGCCCCGAGGCGGCGGCCCGCCGCGGCCACAAGGCCTGCACCGGCTTCCTGCCCACACCGCAGGTCGTGCGGCTGTTCGATGCCTACCGGCAGGCCGCGGCGCAGGCCGGGCGAGCAGCTGGCGATCCGCCGCTGCATTTTCGTCGCCGACAGCGGCGCGCGTGCGCTGGCGCACGCGCAGGCCGCGCAGGCGCAGATGCCGTCGATCCTGGACGACGACATCATCGCCGGCACTCCCGACGACGTCGGCCGCCATATCCCGGCCCAGCTGCACGTCAGCGGCGCCGGCAACATCGTCGGCTTCTTCACCGGCCATCGCCAGGACCGCGACGCGATACACACCTCCTACCGCCTGTTCGGAGAACAGGTGATACCGGCACTGAACGCCGTCGCTGCCTGACAGCTAAGCACCTCTTCCGAGGATTCCCGCCATGGTGTCCACCACCAGCCCCTTCGTCGACGACAACGGCGGCTTCGCCGCAGGCGAGAACCTGCTGCCCCTGCATCTGA
- a CDS encoding cytochrome ubiquinol oxidase subunit I: MDAVLLSRIQFGFVISFHVLFPAFTIGLSSWLVFLEWRWLRTRDTLWRDLYFFWLKIFAVSFGMGVVSGIVMSFQFGTNWSVLSERAGNILGPLLSYEVLTAFFLEASLLGVMLFGWRKVPEKLHFLSTCLVAVGTLISTFWILSANSWLHTPAGYAIVDGVFQPAQWREVIFNPSFPYRLTHMVLAAFITTCFVIGGVSGWYLRRGVHAQVAGRMLKLAVAFAAIAVPLQIAAGDAHGLNTLEHQPIKVAAMEAHWHRQAPGVGVPLVLFAVPNEQAERNDYEVSIPRVGSLILTHTLDGEIAPLTSVRADERPPVKPVFYAFRIMVGLGMAMLLLAFVSLWFWWRGTLLRRRWLHLAWNAMLPAGFVALLAGWFVTEIGRQPYVIYGLLRTGDAVSAIGPAMVWVSLGVYVAAYAFVFGFGGWYILKMLRKGPLPYEPDPQLYEGEHTPARPLSAADEPLEGTR; encoded by the coding sequence ATGGACGCAGTACTGCTTTCGCGGATCCAGTTCGGATTCGTCATCAGCTTCCACGTATTGTTCCCGGCTTTCACCATCGGCCTGTCGAGCTGGCTGGTGTTCCTGGAATGGCGCTGGCTGCGCACGCGCGACACCCTGTGGCGCGACCTGTACTTCTTCTGGCTGAAGATCTTCGCGGTGTCGTTCGGCATGGGCGTGGTCAGCGGCATCGTGATGAGCTTCCAGTTCGGCACCAACTGGTCGGTGCTCAGCGAGCGCGCCGGCAACATCCTCGGCCCGCTGCTCAGCTATGAGGTGCTGACCGCGTTCTTCCTGGAAGCCTCGCTCCTGGGGGTGATGCTGTTCGGCTGGCGCAAGGTGCCGGAGAAACTGCATTTTCTGTCCACCTGCCTGGTCGCGGTCGGCACGCTGATCTCCACGTTCTGGATCCTGTCGGCCAACAGCTGGCTGCACACGCCGGCCGGCTACGCCATCGTCGACGGCGTGTTCCAGCCGGCACAGTGGCGCGAGGTGATCTTCAATCCGTCGTTTCCGTACCGGCTCACGCACATGGTGCTGGCCGCGTTCATCACCACCTGCTTCGTGATCGGTGGGGTCAGCGGCTGGTACCTGCGCCGGGGCGTGCACGCGCAGGTGGCGGGGCGGATGCTGAAGCTGGCGGTGGCGTTCGCCGCGATCGCGGTGCCGCTGCAGATCGCCGCCGGCGACGCGCATGGCCTGAACACGCTCGAGCACCAGCCGATCAAGGTGGCGGCGATGGAGGCGCATTGGCACCGCCAGGCGCCAGGCGTCGGCGTGCCGCTGGTGCTGTTCGCCGTGCCCAACGAGCAGGCCGAACGCAACGACTACGAGGTCAGTATCCCGCGCGTGGGCAGCCTGATCCTGACCCATACCCTGGACGGCGAGATCGCGCCGCTGACCTCGGTGCGCGCCGACGAGCGGCCGCCGGTGAAGCCGGTGTTCTACGCGTTCCGGATCATGGTCGGGCTGGGCATGGCGATGCTGCTGCTGGCGTTCGTGTCGCTGTGGTTCTGGTGGCGCGGCACGCTGTTGCGGCGGCGCTGGCTGCACCTGGCCTGGAACGCGATGCTGCCGGCCGGCTTCGTGGCCTTGCTGGCGGGCTGGTTCGTCACCGAGATCGGGCGCCAGCCGTACGTGATCTACGGGCTGCTGCGCACCGGCGATGCGGTCAGCGCGATCGGCCCGGCGATGGTGTGGGTGTCGCTGGGCGTGTACGTGGCCGCGTACGCCTTCGTGTTCGGCTTCGGCGGCTGGTACATCCTGAAGATGCTGCGCAAGGGGCCGTTGCCGTACGAGCCGGATCCGCAGCTGTACGAGGGCGAGCACACGCCGGCGCGGCCACTGTCGGCCGCCGACGAACCGTTGGAGGGCACCCGCTGA
- the cydB gene encoding cytochrome d ubiquinol oxidase subunit II, with protein sequence MDMTTVLPVIWFGVIGFGVLMYVLLDGFVLGLGILAPFADDDGQLDLMMNTAAPIWDGNETWLVLGGAGLLAAFPRAYALILSALYLPVLLMLIALVFRGVAFEFRFKAHRSKYLWGWAFALGSLCAAFWQGVILGALVEGMPLQGGKYLGGVLGWFSPFSMLTGAAVVSGYALLGGSWLILKTEGPMQRVARSLTRPLVLVVVVFMGLVSAWLPFLDSRIMARWFHDGNFWWLSPVPLLVLVNAFALWRAAMAQGRDARPFVLTLCFFVLGFFGLVLGIWPNIVPPGLSIWDAASPPSSQGFVLAGLVVLLPVILGYTAWSYRVFRGKITADSGYHH encoded by the coding sequence ATGGACATGACGACTGTCTTGCCGGTGATCTGGTTCGGGGTGATCGGCTTCGGCGTGCTGATGTACGTGCTGCTGGACGGCTTCGTGCTCGGCCTGGGCATCCTCGCGCCGTTCGCCGACGACGACGGCCAGCTCGACCTGATGATGAACACCGCCGCGCCGATCTGGGACGGCAACGAGACCTGGCTGGTGCTCGGCGGCGCCGGCCTGCTGGCCGCGTTCCCCAGGGCCTATGCGCTGATCCTGTCGGCGCTGTACCTGCCGGTGTTGCTGATGCTGATCGCGCTGGTGTTCCGCGGCGTGGCGTTCGAGTTCCGCTTCAAGGCGCACCGTTCCAAGTACCTGTGGGGCTGGGCGTTCGCGCTGGGCTCGCTGTGCGCGGCGTTCTGGCAGGGCGTGATCCTCGGTGCGCTGGTCGAGGGCATGCCGCTGCAGGGCGGCAAGTACCTGGGCGGCGTGCTCGGCTGGTTCAGCCCGTTCTCGATGCTGACCGGCGCGGCAGTGGTGTCCGGCTATGCGCTGCTCGGCGGCAGCTGGCTGATCCTGAAGACCGAGGGACCGATGCAGCGCGTCGCGCGTTCGCTGACCCGGCCGCTGGTGCTGGTGGTGGTGGTGTTCATGGGCCTGGTCAGCGCATGGCTGCCGTTCCTGGACTCGCGGATCATGGCGCGCTGGTTCCACGACGGCAATTTCTGGTGGCTGTCGCCAGTGCCGCTGCTGGTGCTGGTCAATGCGTTCGCGCTGTGGCGCGCGGCGATGGCGCAGGGCCGCGATGCGCGCCCGTTCGTGCTGACCCTGTGCTTCTTCGTGCTCGGCTTCTTCGGCCTGGTGCTGGGCATCTGGCCGAACATCGTGCCGCCGGGGCTGAGCATCTGGGACGCGGCGTCGCCGCCGTCCTCGCAGGGCTTCGTGCTGGCCGGGCTGGTCGTGCTGCTGCCGGTGATCCTGGGCTACACGGCATGGTCGTACCGGGTATTCCGCGGCAAGATCACCGCCGACAGCGGCTACCACCACTGA
- the hemF gene encoding oxygen-dependent coproporphyrinogen oxidase codes for MPHFDHVRAYLTGLQDRICAAIEAADGRARFAEDLWQRAEGGGGRTRILRDGAVFEQAGIGFSDVSGTRLPPSASVNRPELAGASWRATGVSLVFHPHSPYLPTTHANVRFFRAERDGQTVAWWFGGGFDLTPYYPFDEDVRHWHQTAQALCAPFGEDRYAAHKRWCDEYFFLKHRNETRGVGGLFFDDLHADFERDFAYQRAVGDGFLSAYVPIVERRRGMSWGEREREFQLYRRGRYVEFNLVYDRGTLFGLQSGGRSESILMSLPPRVRWEYGFQPEPGSAEARLAEYLVPRDWLA; via the coding sequence ATGCCTCATTTCGATCATGTCCGCGCCTATCTCACCGGCCTGCAGGATCGCATCTGCGCCGCCATCGAGGCCGCCGACGGCCGCGCCCGCTTCGCCGAGGACCTGTGGCAGCGCGCCGAAGGCGGCGGCGGCCGCACCCGCATCCTGCGCGATGGCGCGGTGTTCGAGCAGGCCGGGATCGGCTTCTCCGACGTGTCCGGCACGCGCCTGCCGCCCTCGGCCAGCGTCAATCGCCCGGAGCTGGCCGGCGCGTCGTGGCGCGCCACCGGCGTATCGCTGGTGTTCCACCCGCACAGCCCCTACCTGCCCACCACCCATGCCAACGTGCGCTTCTTCCGCGCCGAGCGCGACGGCCAGACCGTCGCCTGGTGGTTCGGCGGCGGCTTCGACCTGACCCCGTACTATCCGTTCGACGAGGACGTGCGCCACTGGCACCAGACCGCGCAGGCGCTGTGCGCGCCGTTCGGCGAGGACCGCTATGCCGCGCACAAGCGCTGGTGCGACGAGTATTTCTTCCTCAAGCACCGCAACGAGACCCGCGGCGTGGGCGGGCTGTTCTTCGACGACCTGCACGCCGACTTCGAGCGCGACTTCGCCTATCAGCGCGCGGTCGGCGACGGTTTCCTGAGCGCCTATGTGCCGATCGTCGAGCGCCGCCGCGGCATGTCGTGGGGCGAGCGCGAGCGCGAGTTCCAACTGTACCGGCGCGGCCGCTACGTCGAGTTCAACCTGGTCTACGACCGCGGCACCCTGTTCGGCCTGCAGAGCGGCGGCCGCAGCGAGAGCATCCTGATGAGCCTGCCGCCGCGGGTACGCTGGGAATACGGCTTTCAGCCCGAGCCCGGCAGCGCCGAGGCGCGCCTGGCCGAGTACCTGGTCCCGCGCGACTGGCTGGCATGA
- a CDS encoding AMP-binding protein has protein sequence MPAVSSAVSASLLHPLAVGHAHRALAYADGRRIDLATFLGHVRGLAAALPPGRHALNLCEDRYRFMVAFCAVALRGQTSLLPSSRAPAVVAEAQRSHADSYCLGDLALADPPPCYWRLPEPLPALDGAMPRLADDALVAIGFTSGSTGAPKPNPKTWGSFLTSTRQDLLALAGLWEAGVVPQVVATVPPQHMYGMELSVLLPLVTPLAVHAGRPFFPEDVARALAQVPAPRLLVTTPVHLRALVGSGVALPPLAGIVSATAPLAQELAAAAEACFGGEVREMFGSTETCVFASRRTARQTQWTPLPGVRVLPQPDGTLVHAPHLVQPVLLADLMEVDADGRFQVRGRQADLLEIAGKRASLADLTRRLLALPGVVDGAMLQLEPEPGHAFGRIAAVVVAPSLDEAAILAALRRELDPVFLPRRLRKLDALPRNETGKLPRDRLLALLAGEREG, from the coding sequence ATGCCTGCCGTTTCTTCCGCTGTTTCCGCGTCCCTCCTGCATCCGCTCGCCGTGGGCCACGCGCACCGCGCGCTGGCCTATGCCGACGGCCGGCGCATCGATCTGGCCACCTTCCTCGGCCATGTGCGCGGCCTGGCAGCGGCGCTGCCGCCGGGCCGGCATGCGCTGAACCTGTGCGAGGACCGCTACCGCTTCATGGTCGCGTTCTGCGCGGTGGCGCTGCGCGGGCAGACGTCGCTGCTGCCGTCCTCGCGCGCGCCGGCGGTGGTCGCCGAGGCGCAACGCAGCCATGCCGACAGCTATTGCCTGGGCGATCTGGCGCTGGCCGACCCGCCGCCATGCTACTGGCGGCTGCCCGAGCCGTTGCCGGCCCTGGACGGCGCCATGCCGCGCCTGGCGGACGATGCGTTGGTCGCGATCGGTTTCACCTCCGGCAGCACCGGCGCGCCCAAGCCCAACCCCAAGACCTGGGGCAGCTTCCTGACCAGTACCCGCCAGGACCTGCTGGCGTTGGCCGGGCTGTGGGAGGCCGGGGTGGTGCCGCAGGTAGTGGCGACGGTGCCGCCGCAGCACATGTACGGCATGGAGCTGTCGGTGCTGCTGCCGCTGGTGACGCCGCTGGCGGTGCATGCCGGGCGGCCGTTCTTCCCCGAGGACGTGGCGCGCGCGCTGGCGCAGGTGCCGGCGCCGCGGCTGCTGGTGACCACGCCGGTGCACCTGCGCGCGCTGGTCGGATCCGGCGTCGCCTTGCCGCCGCTGGCCGGCATCGTCTCGGCCACCGCGCCGCTGGCGCAGGAACTGGCCGCGGCCGCCGAGGCGTGCTTCGGCGGCGAAGTGCGCGAGATGTTCGGCTCCACCGAGACCTGCGTGTTCGCCAGCCGCCGCACCGCGCGCCAGACGCAGTGGACGCCGCTGCCCGGCGTGCGCGTGCTGCCGCAGCCCGACGGCACACTGGTGCATGCACCGCACCTGGTGCAGCCGGTGCTGCTGGCCGACCTGATGGAGGTGGACGCCGACGGCCGCTTCCAGGTGCGTGGGCGCCAGGCCGACCTGCTGGAGATCGCCGGCAAGCGCGCCTCGCTGGCCGACCTGACCCGGCGCCTGCTGGCGTTGCCGGGCGTGGTGGACGGGGCGATGCTGCAGCTGGAGCCCGAGCCCGGCCACGCGTTCGGCCGCATCGCTGCGGTGGTGGTGGCGCCGAGCCTGGACGAAGCCGCGATCCTGGCCGCGCTGCGCCGCGAACTGGACCCGGTGTTCCTGCCGCGTCGCCTGCGCAAGCTCGACGCGTTGCCGCGCAACGAAACCGGCAAGCTGCCGCGCGATCGCTTGCTGGCGTTGTTGGCGGGCGAACGCGAGGGCTGA
- a CDS encoding pyridoxal phosphate-dependent aminotransferase, whose protein sequence is MRQELEAYAGRYPESSCEPLRAHLAAALGVAPAMVAVGNGADELVLLATLGLGGAGHAVAVTECTFPGYLTATRVVGAQPRAVPIGDGAKLIFVCNPHNPTGSLLSPPSIERILDQSERHGATLIVDEAYMDYVEDPAASALALARAGRRLVVLRTFSKAWGMAARRIGYAAGHPQLIARMWAMRQALPFNVNRCAQRAMPHALQAQAHLQWVRENNRNVRDAFCRQLYAVDIGFLPSAANFVMLLPIGDSAAVASALLREHGILVRDLGLFGCTGCLRVSMSTAADMERCVEALCACLGAVA, encoded by the coding sequence TTGCGGCAGGAGCTGGAAGCCTATGCCGGACGCTATCCCGAAAGCAGCTGCGAGCCGCTGCGCGCGCACTTGGCCGCCGCCCTCGGCGTCGCGCCCGCGATGGTCGCCGTAGGCAATGGCGCGGACGAACTGGTGCTGCTGGCCACGCTGGGGCTGGGCGGTGCCGGGCATGCGGTCGCCGTCACCGAATGCACATTTCCCGGCTACCTGACCGCCACGCGCGTGGTCGGCGCGCAGCCGCGCGCAGTGCCGATCGGCGACGGCGCCAAGCTGATCTTCGTATGCAATCCGCACAATCCCACCGGCAGCCTGCTGTCGCCGCCCTCGATCGAGCGCATCCTCGACCAGAGCGAGCGTCATGGCGCGACCCTGATCGTGGACGAAGCCTATATGGACTACGTGGAGGACCCGGCCGCCTCGGCATTGGCGCTGGCGCGCGCGGGCCGGCGCCTGGTGGTGCTGCGCACGTTTTCCAAGGCATGGGGCATGGCGGCGCGGCGCATCGGCTACGCCGCCGGCCATCCGCAACTGATCGCGCGGATGTGGGCGATGCGCCAGGCCCTGCCGTTCAACGTGAACCGGTGCGCGCAGCGCGCAATGCCGCACGCATTGCAGGCGCAGGCGCATCTGCAGTGGGTACGCGAGAACAACCGCAACGTGCGCGACGCGTTCTGCCGCCAACTGTATGCGGTAGACATCGGCTTCCTGCCCTCGGCCGCCAACTTCGTGATGCTGCTGCCCATCGGCGACAGTGCCGCGGTTGCCAGTGCGCTGCTGCGCGAACACGGCATCCTGGTCCGCGACCTGGGCTTGTTCGGCTGCACGGGCTGCCTGCGCGTGAGCATGTCCACCGCAGCGGACATGGAGCGCTGTGTCGAGGCGCTGTGCGCATGCCTCGGCGCGGTGGCCTGA